In the Brachyhypopomus gauderio isolate BG-103 chromosome 4, BGAUD_0.2, whole genome shotgun sequence genome, one interval contains:
- the LOC143512684 gene encoding uncharacterized protein LOC143512684, translated as MMWWCRRLWLLLTAVFLLRTADGLVVRNKRVPLSLYGATVSGSVAQHQGVHDLPYVTKTAGSAPSVAGMQSRSVLPQQVSDPSWTQVVQSSCGSSDQMVLPGSETASGSAGIYQSVFQSGQQVPGHVTQAQLPGSSGNVETHFQGQGSKSVLGNPQVSSNLFQQGALHQGSSDSLATVSSAQGFPSWSTGSKGHATSVQSAPNNQGVYWTLTSGQSTYLPPENPQPPTHVPSQPQSYPQFLLPSDSQTVGVSASTSQQGSSGGQYQSSSWSASPVMKSRLLLLSSPSSPMHSSVTSTSPQSAQVGGSTSHVAYPSQVASTQLTSSLQSAQVGGSTSHIAYPSQVASTQLTSSLQSAPGISSTSQQSGDVPPKSSYYPPLYSQGGSTWQTSNQNQAQMQSSGVGSGLTSTSQQSASSSYGTQPSWPVLQPAHSQMHSVGVTSPTRWSASDAAQSGSNNVLPSQVVSTWQTSSFQSALQTAQAQMKGSSVGSGVTTATSQQSSSDVPQNGGYGSLYSKGAGTWQVSSHNQPSVQTAQAQMEGSTVASVSSGFISAGQPSARDAVPQSSTTTYGAHPSQVASTWQTSSQNQASAQTQMEDSSVSACVTSTSQQSASDSAQGSNSYYGSLPSQATGTGQWSAHQAVLHTAQKQGTPNQPGPHTASSNQHSPVAQIPSSGVSKGLVGGNSGQSGEDAVTWAVVKQPASAVAFGRDQQSSGVWLSTSGSPSSTSYSSSQDTPGPSSFQQIKSQLPSTQFSGMVRH; from the exons ATGATGTGGTGGTGCAGAAG GCTTTGGTTACTCCTCACTGCTGTGTTTCTGTTGAGGACTGCAGATGGGCTTGTAG TGAGGAATAAAAGGGTGCCACTGTCCTTGTATGGTGCAACGGTGTCTGGTTCTGTGGCTCAACACCAAGGAGTCCACGACCTTCCTTATGTGACCAAGACCGCAGGCTCTGCTCCCAGTGTTGCAGGCATGCAAAGTAGATCTGTGCTGCCTCAGCAAGTCTCGGACCCCAGTTGGACTCAGGTTGTACAGTCAAGTTGTGGTTCCAGTGATCAAATGGTTTTGCCAGGATCTGAGACTGCAAGTGGCTCTGCTGGGATTTACCAGTCTGTGTTCCAAAGTGGCCAGCAAGTCCCTGGACATGTAACCCAAGCCCAGCTGCCAGGTTCCTCTGGCAATGTTGAAACTCATTTTCAGGGACAGGGCTCCAAGAGTGTCCTTGGCAACCCCCAGGTTTCTAGCAACCTTTTTCAACAAGGTGCTCTGCATCAGGGGTCTTCTGACAGCTTGGCCACTGTATCCAGTGCTCAAGGTTTCCCAAGTTGGTCTACTGGTTCTAAGGGACATGCTACATCTGTACAGTCTGCTCCTAACAACCAGGGAGTATATTGGACACTGACCTCAGGCCAGTCAACATACCTTCCTCCAGAGAATCCTCAGCCTCCTACCCATGTCCCTTCTCAACCTCAAAGCTACCCACAATTCCTGCTTCCTTCTGACTCCCAGACTGTAGGTGTATCTGCTTCAACCTCTCAGCAAGGCAGCTCTGGTGGTCAGTACCAGAGTTCCAGCTGGTCTGCTTCACCAGTCATGAAATCAAGACTCCTTCTTTTGTCTAGCCCCAGCTCCCCTATGCATTCCAGTGTAACTTCTACTAGCCCCCAGTCTGCACAAGTAGGTGGCAGCACCTCCCATGTTGCCTACCCTTCTCAGGTTGCAAGTACACAGCTGACCTCTAGCCTCCAGTCTGCACAAGTAGGTGGCAGCACCTCCCATATTGCCTACCCTTCTCAGGTTGCAAGTACACAGCTGACATCTAGCCTCCAGTCTGCACCTGGTATAAGCTCAACCAGCCAGCAGTCTGGGGATGTTCCACCAAAAAGTAGCTACTATCCACCTTTGTATTCCCAGGGTGGGAGCACATGGCAGACGTCTAACCAGAACCAGGCCCAGATGCAGAGTTCTGGTGTAGGTTCTGGCTTGACCTCCACTAGCCAACAGTCTGCCAGCAGCAGCTATGGTACCCAACCTTCTTGGCCTGTACTGCAACCTGCCCATTCCCAGATGCATAGTGTTGGTGTGACCTCCCCCACACGGTGGTCTGCTAGTGATGCTGCACAAAGCGGTAGCAACAATGTTCTGCCATCCCAGGTTGTAAGCACATGGCAGACATCTAGCTTCCAGTCTGCACTGCAGACTGCCCAGGCCCAGATgaagggttccagtgtggggtCTGGTGTGACAACCGCCACCAGCCAGCAGTCTTCCAGTGACGTGCCACAAAACGGTGGGTATGGATCTCTGTATTCCAAGGGTGCAGGGACATGGCAGGTTTCTAGCCATAACCAGCCTTCAGTACAGACTGCCCAGGCCCAGATGGAGGGTTCCACTGTCGCCAGCGTGAGTTCTGGCTTTATTTCAGCCGGCCAACCATCTGCTAGGGATGCAGTACCCCAAAGCAGCACCACCACCTATGGTGCCCACCCTTCTCAGGTTGCAAGCACATGGCAGACATCTAGCCAGAACCAGGCTTCAGCCCAGACCCAGATGGAGGATTCCAGTGTGAGTGCTTGTGTGACCTCCACTAGCCAGCAGTCTGCTAGTGACTCTGCACAAGGCAGCAACAGCTACTACGGATCTCTGCCATCCCAGGCTACAGGTACAGGCCAGTGGTCTGCCCACCAGGCTGTGTTGCACACTGCCCAGAAGCAGGGTACCCCTAACCAACCAGGACCCCACACTGCATCATCCAATCAACATAGCCCAGTTGCCCAGATCCCATCTAGTGGGGTGTCCAAAGGACTTGTTGGTGGCAACTCTGGTCAGTCGGGAGAGGATGCTGTGACATGGGCAGTCGTGAAGCAACCAGCATCTGCTGTGGCTTTTGGCAGGGACCAACAATCCTCTGGTGTGTGGTTGAGCACTAGTGGATCTCCTTCCTCAACCAGCTACAGCTCTTCTCAGGACACGCCTGGTCCTTCCTCCTTCCAGCAGATTAAATCCCAGTTGCCTTCTACCCAGTTCAGTGGGATGGTGAGGCACTAG
- the LOC143512686 gene encoding uncharacterized protein LOC143512686, translating into MMWWCRRLWLLLTAVFLLRTADGLVVRNKRVPLSLYGATVSGSVAQHQGVHDLPYVTKTAGSAPSVAGMQSRSVLPQQVSDPSWTQVVQSSCGSSDQMVLPGSETASGSAGIYQSVFQSGQQVPGHVTQAQLPGSSGNVETHFQGQGSKSVLGNPQVSSNLFQQGALHQGSSDSLATVSSAQGFPSWSTGSKGHATSVQSAPNNQGVYWTLTSGQSTYLPPENPQPPTHVPSQPQSYPQFLLPSDSQTVGVSASTSQQGSSGGQYQSSSWSASPVMKSRLLLLSSPSSPMHSSVTSTSPQSAQVGGSTSHVAYPSQVASTQLTSSLQSAQVGGSTSHIAYPSQVASTQLTSSLQSAPGISSTSQQSGDVPPKSSYYPPLYSQGGSTWQTSNQNQAQMQSSGVGSGLTSTSQQSASSGYGTQPSWPVLQPAHSQMHSVGVTSPTRWSASDAAQSGSNNVLPSQVVSTWQTSSFQSALQTAQAQMKGSSVGSGVTTATSQQSSSDVPQNGGYGSLYSKGAGTWQVSSHNQPSVQTAQAQMEGSTVASVSSGFISAGQPSARDAVPQSSTTTYGAHPSQVASTWQTSSQNQASAQTQMEDSSVSACVTSTSQQSASDSAQGSNSYYGSLPSQATGTGQWSAHQAVLHTAQKQGTPNQPGPHTASSNQHSPVAQIPSSGVSKGLVGGNSGQSGEDAVTWAVVKQPASAVAFGRDQQSSGVWLSTSGSPSSTSYSSSQDTPGPSSFQQIKSQLPSTQFSGMVRH; encoded by the exons ATGATGTGGTGGTGCAGAAG GCTTTGGTTACTCCTCACTGCTGTGTTTCTGTTGAGGACTGCAGATGGGCTTGTAG TGAGGAATAAAAGGGTGCCACTGTCCTTGTATGGTGCAACGGTGTCTGGTTCTGTGGCTCAACACCAAGGAGTCCACGACCTTCCTTATGTGACCAAGACCGCAGGCTCTGCTCCCAGTGTTGCAGGCATGCAAAGTAGATCTGTGCTGCCTCAGCAAGTCTCGGACCCCAGTTGGACTCAGGTTGTACAGTCAAGTTGTGGTTCCAGTGATCAAATGGTTTTGCCAGGATCTGAGACTGCAAGTGGCTCTGCTGGGATTTACCAGTCTGTGTTCCAAAGTGGCCAGCAAGTCCCTGGACATGTAACCCAAGCCCAGCTGCCAGGTTCCTCTGGCAATGTTGAAACTCATTTTCAGGGACAGGGCTCCAAGAGTGTCCTTGGCAACCCCCAGGTTTCTAGCAACCTTTTTCAACAAGGTGCTCTGCATCAGGGGTCTTCTGACAGCTTGGCCACTGTATCCAGTGCTCAAGGTTTCCCAAGTTGGTCTACTGGTTCTAAGGGACATGCTACATCTGTACAGTCTGCTCCTAACAACCAGGGAGTATATTGGACACTGACCTCAGGCCAGTCAACATACCTTCCTCCAGAGAATCCTCAGCCTCCTACCCATGTCCCTTCTCAACCTCAAAGCTACCCACAATTCCTGCTTCCTTCTGACTCCCAGACTGTAGGTGTATCTGCTTCAACCTCTCAGCAAGGCAGCTCTGGTGGTCAGTACCAGAGTTCCAGCTGGTCTGCTTCACCAGTCATGAAATCAAGACTCCTTCTTTTGTCTAGCCCCAGCTCCCCTATGCATTCCAGTGTAACTTCTACTAGCCCCCAGTCTGCACAAGTAGGTGGCAGCACCTCCCATGTTGCCTACCCTTCTCAGGTTGCAAGTACACAGCTGACCTCTAGCCTCCAGTCTGCACAAGTAGGTGGCAGCACCTCCCATATTGCCTACCCTTCTCAGGTTGCAAGTACACAGCTGACATCTAGCCTCCAGTCTGCACCTGGTATAAGCTCAACCAGCCAGCAGTCTGGGGATGTTCCACCAAAAAGTAGCTACTATCCACCTTTGTATTCCCAGGGTGGGAGCACATGGCAGACGTCTAACCAGAACCAGGCCCAGATGCAGAGTTCTGGTGTAGGTTCTGGCTTGACCTCCACTAGCCAACAGTCTGCCAGCAGCGGCTATGGTACCCAACCTTCTTGGCCTGTACTGCAACCTGCCCATTCCCAGATGCATAGTGTTGGTGTGACCTCCCCCACACGGTGGTCTGCTAGTGATGCTGCACAAAGCGGTAGCAACAATGTTCTGCCATCCCAGGTTGTAAGCACATGGCAGACATCTAGCTTCCAGTCTGCACTGCAGACTGCCCAGGCCCAGATgaagggttccagtgtggggtCTGGTGTGACAACCGCCACCAGCCAGCAGTCTTCCAGTGACGTGCCACAAAACGGTGGGTATGGATCTCTGTATTCCAAGGGTGCAGGGACATGGCAGGTTTCTAGCCATAACCAGCCTTCAGTACAGACTGCCCAGGCCCAGATGGAGGGTTCCACTGTCGCCAGCGTGAGTTCTGGCTTTATTTCAGCCGGCCAACCATCTGCTAGGGATGCAGTACCCCAAAGCAGCACCACCACCTATGGTGCCCACCCTTCTCAGGTTGCAAGCACATGGCAGACATCTAGCCAGAACCAGGCTTCAGCCCAGACCCAGATGGAGGATTCCAGTGTGAGTGCTTGTGTGACCTCCACTAGCCAGCAGTCTGCTAGTGACTCTGCACAAGGCAGCAACAGCTACTACGGATCTCTGCCATCCCAGGCTACAGGTACAGGCCAGTGGTCTGCCCACCAGGCTGTGTTGCACACTGCCCAGAAGCAGGGTACCCCTAACCAACCAGGACCCCACACTGCATCATCCAATCAACATAGCCCAGTTGCCCAGATCCCATCTAGTGGGGTGTCCAAAGGACTTGTTGGTGGCAACTCTGGTCAGTCGGGAGAGGATGCTGTGACATGGGCAGTCGTGAAGCAACCAGCATCTGCTGTGGCTTTTGGCAGGGACCAACAATCCTCTGGTGTGTGGTTGAGCACTAGTGGATCTCCTTCCTCAACCAGCTACAGCTCTTCTCAGGACACGCCTGGTCCTTCCTCCTTCCAGCAGATTAAATCCCAGTTGCCTTCTACCCAGTTCAGTGGGATGGTGAGGCACTAG
- the LOC143512685 gene encoding uncharacterized protein LOC143512685, with translation MMWWCRRHWLLLTAVFLLRTADGLVVRNKRVPLSLYGATVSGSVAQHQGVHDLPYVTKTAGSAPSVAGMQSRSVLPQQVSDPSWTQVVQSSCGSSDQMVLPGSETASGSAGIYQSVFQSGQQVPGHVTQAQLPGSSGNVETHFQGQGSKSVLGNPQVSSNLFQQGALHQGSSDSLATVSSAQGFPSWSTGSKGHATSVQSAPNNQGVYWTLTSGQSTYLPPENPQPPTHVPSQPQSYPQFLLPSDSQTVGVSASTSQQGSSGGQYQSSSWSASPVMKSRLLLLSSPSSPMHSSVTSTSPQSAQVGGSTSHVAYPSQVASTQLTSSLQSAQVGGSTSHIAYPSQVASTQLTSSLQSAPGISSTSQQSGDVPPKSSYYPPLYSQGGSTWQTSNQNQAQMQSSGVGSGLTSTSQQSASSGYGTQPSWPVLQPAHSQMHSVGVTSPTRWSASDAAQSGSNNVLPSQVVSTWQTSSFQSALQTAQAQMKGSSVGSGVTTATSQQSSSDVPQNGGYGSLYSKGAGTWQVSSHNQPSVQTAEAQMEGSTVASVSSGFISAGQPSARDAVPQSSTTTYGAHPSQVASTWQTSSQNQASAQTQMEDSSVSACVTSTSQQSASDSAQGSNSYYGSLPSQATGTGQWSAHQAVLHTAQKQGTPNQPGPHTASSNQHSPVAQIPSSGVSKGLVGGNSGQSGEDAVTWAVVKQPASAVAFGRDQQSSGVWLSTSGSPSSTSYSSSQDTPGPSSFQQIKSQLPSTQFSGMVRH, from the exons ATGATGTGGTGGTGCAGAAG GCATTGGTTACTCCTCACTGCTGTGTTTCTGTTGAGGACTGCAGATGGGCTTGTAG TGAGGAATAAAAGGGTGCCACTGTCCTTGTATGGTGCAACGGTGTCTGGTTCTGTGGCTCAACACCAAGGAGTCCACGACCTTCCTTATGTGACCAAGACCGCAGGCTCTGCTCCCAGTGTTGCAGGCATGCAAAGTAGATCTGTGCTGCCTCAGCAAGTCTCGGACCCCAGTTGGACTCAGGTTGTACAGTCAAGTTGTGGTTCCAGTGATCAAATGGTTTTGCCAGGATCTGAGACTGCAAGTGGCTCTGCTGGGATTTACCAGTCTGTGTTCCAAAGTGGCCAGCAAGTCCCTGGACATGTAACCCAAGCCCAGCTGCCAGGTTCCTCTGGCAATGTTGAAACTCATTTTCAGGGACAGGGCTCCAAGAGTGTCCTTGGCAACCCCCAGGTTTCTAGCAACCTTTTTCAACAAGGTGCTCTGCATCAGGGGTCTTCTGACAGCTTGGCCACTGTATCCAGTGCTCAAGGTTTCCCAAGTTGGTCTACTGGTTCTAAGGGACATGCTACATCTGTACAGTCTGCTCCTAACAACCAGGGAGTATATTGGACACTGACCTCAGGCCAGTCAACATACCTTCCTCCAGAGAATCCTCAGCCTCCTACCCATGTCCCTTCTCAACCTCAAAGCTACCCACAATTCCTGCTTCCTTCTGACTCCCAGACTGTAGGTGTATCTGCTTCAACCTCTCAGCAAGGCAGCTCTGGTGGTCAGTACCAGAGTTCCAGCTGGTCTGCTTCACCAGTCATGAAATCAAGACTCCTTCTTTTGTCTAGCCCCAGCTCCCCTATGCATTCCAGTGTAACTTCTACTAGCCCCCAGTCTGCACAAGTAGGTGGCAGCACCTCCCATGTTGCCTACCCTTCTCAGGTTGCAAGTACACAGCTGACCTCTAGCCTCCAGTCTGCACAAGTAGGTGGCAGCACCTCCCATATTGCCTACCCTTCTCAGGTTGCAAGTACACAGCTGACATCTAGCCTCCAGTCTGCACCTGGTATAAGCTCAACCAGCCAGCAGTCTGGGGATGTTCCACCAAAAAGTAGCTACTATCCACCTTTGTATTCCCAGGGTGGGAGCACATGGCAGACGTCTAACCAGAACCAGGCCCAGATGCAGAGTTCTGGTGTAGGTTCTGGCTTGACCTCCACTAGCCAACAGTCTGCCAGCAGCGGCTATGGTACCCAACCTTCTTGGCCTGTACTGCAACCTGCCCATTCCCAGATGCATAGTGTTGGTGTGACCTCCCCCACACGGTGGTCTGCTAGTGATGCTGCACAAAGCGGTAGCAACAATGTTCTGCCATCCCAGGTTGTAAGCACATGGCAGACATCTAGCTTCCAGTCTGCACTGCAGACTGCCCAGGCCCAGATgaagggttccagtgtggggtCTGGTGTGACAACCGCCACCAGCCAGCAGTCTTCCAGTGACGTGCCACAAAACGGTGGGTATGGATCTCTGTATTCCAAGGGTGCAGGGACATGGCAGGTTTCTAGCCATAACCAGCCTTCAGTACAGACTGCCGAGGCCCAGATGGAGGGTTCCACTGTCGCCAGCGTGAGTTCTGGCTTTATTTCAGCCGGCCAACCATCTGCTAGGGATGCAGTACCCCAAAGCAGCACCACCACCTATGGTGCCCACCCTTCTCAGGTTGCAAGCACATGGCAGACATCTAGCCAGAACCAGGCTTCAGCCCAGACCCAGATGGAGGATTCCAGTGTGAGTGCTTGTGTGACCTCCACTAGCCAGCAGTCTGCTAGTGACTCTGCACAAGGCAGCAACAGCTACTACGGATCTCTGCCATCCCAGGCTACAGGTACAGGCCAGTGGTCTGCCCACCAGGCTGTGTTGCACACTGCCCAGAAGCAGGGTACCCCTAACCAACCAGGACCCCACACTGCATCATCCAATCAACATAGCCCAGTTGCCCAGATCCCATCTAGTGGGGTGTCCAAAGGACTTGTTGGTGGCAACTCTGGTCAGTCGGGAGAGGATGCTGTGACATGGGCAGTCGTGAAGCAACCAGCATCTGCTGTGGCTTTTGGCAGGGACCAACAATCCTCTGGTGTGTGGTTGAGCACTAGTGGATCTCCTTCCTCAACCAGCTACAGCTCTTCTCAGGACACGCCTGGTCCTTCCTCCTTCCAGCAGATTAAATCCCAGTTGCCTTCTACCCAGTTCAGTGGGATGGTGAGGCACTAG
- the LOC143512687 gene encoding uncharacterized protein LOC143512687 has product MMWWCRRHWLLLTAVFLLRTADGLVVRNKRVPLSLYGATVSGSVAQHQGVHDLPYVTKTAGSAPSVAGMQSRSVLPQQVSDPSWTQVVQSSCGSSDQMVLPGSETASGSAGIYQSVFQSGQQVPGHVTQAQLPGSSGNVETHFQGQGSKSVLGNPQVSSNLFQQGALHQGSSDSLATVSSAQGFPSWSTGSKGHATSVQSAPNNQGVYWTLTSGQSTYLPPENPQPPTHVPSQPQSYPQFLLPSDSQTVGVSASTSQQGSSGGQYQSSSWSASPVMKSRLLLLSSPSSPMHSSVTSTSPQSAQVGGSTSHVAYPSQVASTQLTSSLQSAQVGGSTSHIAYPSQVASTQLTSSLQSAPGISSTSQQSGDVPPKSSYYPPLYSQGGSTWQTSNQNQAQMQSSGVGSGLTSTSQQSASSGYGTQPSWPVLQPAHSQMHSVGVTSPTRWSASDAAQSGSNNVLPSQVVSTWQTSSFQSALQTAQAQMKGSSVGSGVTTATSQQSSSDVPQNGGYGSLYSKGAGTWQVSSHNQPSVQTAQAQMEGSTVASVSSGFISAGQPSARDAVPQSSTTTYGAHPSQVASTWQTSSQNQASAQTQMEDSSVSACVTSTSQQSASDSAQGSNSYYGSLPSQATGTGQWSAHQAVLHTAQKQGTPNQPGPHTASSNQHSPVAQIPSSGVSKGLVGGNSGQSGEDAVTWAVVKQPASAVAFGRDQQSSGVWLSTSGSPSSTSYSSSQDTPGPSSFQQIKSQLPSTQFSGMVRH; this is encoded by the exons ATGATGTGGTGGTGCAGAAG GCATTGGTTACTCCTCACTGCTGTGTTTCTGTTGAGGACTGCAGATGGGCTTGTAG TGAGGAATAAAAGGGTGCCACTGTCCTTGTATGGTGCAACGGTGTCTGGTTCTGTGGCTCAACACCAAGGAGTCCACGACCTTCCTTATGTGACCAAGACCGCAGGCTCTGCTCCCAGTGTTGCAGGCATGCAAAGTAGATCTGTGCTGCCTCAGCAAGTCTCGGACCCCAGTTGGACTCAGGTTGTACAGTCAAGTTGTGGTTCCAGTGATCAAATGGTTTTGCCAGGATCTGAGACTGCAAGTGGCTCTGCTGGGATTTACCAGTCTGTGTTCCAAAGTGGCCAGCAAGTCCCTGGACATGTAACCCAAGCCCAGCTGCCAGGTTCCTCTGGCAATGTTGAAACTCATTTTCAGGGACAGGGCTCCAAGAGTGTCCTTGGCAACCCCCAGGTTTCTAGCAACCTTTTTCAACAAGGTGCTCTGCATCAGGGGTCTTCTGACAGCTTGGCCACTGTATCCAGTGCTCAAGGTTTCCCAAGTTGGTCTACTGGTTCTAAGGGACATGCTACATCTGTACAGTCTGCTCCTAACAACCAGGGAGTATATTGGACACTGACCTCAGGCCAGTCAACATACCTTCCTCCAGAGAATCCTCAGCCTCCTACCCATGTCCCTTCTCAACCTCAAAGCTACCCACAATTCCTGCTTCCTTCTGACTCCCAGACTGTAGGTGTATCTGCTTCAACCTCTCAGCAAGGCAGCTCTGGTGGTCAGTACCAGAGTTCCAGCTGGTCTGCTTCACCAGTCATGAAATCAAGACTCCTTCTTTTGTCTAGCCCCAGCTCCCCTATGCATTCCAGTGTAACTTCTACTAGCCCCCAGTCTGCACAAGTAGGTGGCAGCACCTCCCATGTTGCCTACCCTTCTCAGGTTGCAAGTACACAGCTGACCTCTAGCCTCCAGTCTGCACAAGTAGGTGGCAGCACCTCCCATATTGCCTACCCTTCTCAGGTTGCAAGTACACAGCTGACATCTAGCCTCCAGTCTGCACCTGGTATAAGCTCAACCAGCCAGCAGTCTGGGGATGTTCCACCAAAAAGTAGCTACTATCCACCTTTGTATTCCCAGGGTGGGAGCACATGGCAGACGTCTAACCAGAACCAGGCCCAGATGCAGAGTTCTGGTGTAGGTTCTGGCTTGACCTCCACTAGCCAACAGTCTGCCAGCAGCGGCTATGGTACCCAACCTTCTTGGCCTGTACTGCAACCTGCCCATTCCCAGATGCATAGTGTTGGTGTGACCTCCCCCACACGGTGGTCTGCTAGTGATGCTGCACAAAGCGGTAGCAACAATGTTCTGCCATCCCAGGTTGTAAGCACATGGCAGACATCTAGCTTCCAGTCTGCACTGCAGACTGCCCAGGCCCAGATgaagggttccagtgtggggtCTGGTGTGACAACCGCCACCAGCCAGCAGTCTTCCAGTGACGTGCCACAAAACGGTGGGTATGGATCTCTGTATTCCAAGGGTGCAGGGACATGGCAGGTTTCTAGCCATAACCAGCCTTCAGTACAGACTGCCCAGGCCCAGATGGAGGGTTCCACTGTCGCCAGCGTGAGTTCTGGCTTTATTTCAGCCGGCCAACCATCTGCTAGGGATGCAGTACCCCAAAGCAGCACCACCACCTATGGTGCCCACCCTTCTCAGGTTGCAAGCACATGGCAGACATCTAGCCAGAACCAGGCTTCAGCCCAGACCCAGATGGAGGATTCCAGTGTGAGTGCTTGTGTGACCTCCACTAGCCAGCAGTCTGCTAGTGACTCTGCACAAGGCAGCAACAGCTACTACGGATCTCTGCCATCCCAGGCTACAGGTACAGGCCAGTGGTCTGCCCACCAGGCTGTGTTGCACACTGCCCAGAAGCAGGGTACCCCTAACCAACCAGGACCCCACACTGCATCATCCAATCAACATAGCCCAGTTGCCCAGATCCCATCTAGTGGGGTGTCCAAAGGACTTGTTGGTGGCAACTCTGGTCAGTCGGGAGAGGATGCTGTGACATGGGCAGTCGTGAAGCAACCAGCATCTGCTGTGGCTTTTGGCAGGGACCAACAATCCTCTGGTGTGTGGTTGAGCACTAGTGGATCTCCTTCCTCAACCAGCTACAGCTCTTCTCAGGACACGCCTGGTCCTTCCTCCTTCCAGCAGATTAAATCCCAGTTGCCTTCTACCCAGTTCAGTGGGATGGTGAGGCACTAG